The sequence CTctgagacaggaagagaaaaacagagatgagacagacagagagagagagatgagatgagaaagagagagagagttagaggaaGAGAATGGCAGAGGTAGATTGGGGCGTGGggcaaaaagggagagagagtttttaTGGTTTTGAACAGAACCAATATCAGAGACAAGCGTGTGAGACActagccctttttccattaaaaagttaattcaCTTAAAAAAACGATGCGCATCAAAAGTTAGTGCGACACGTGATGGAAAATGACTTCTATCGCTCTAACGTCGGTTTTGACGTGATAAGTTAATTCGCTCGCCAGAGGTGGATTAAGGAGAGTTAAAGcgatataaatgtgatggaaaaggtttgtagcgatataagttactgtgacgcctgctcagaatgttcacaaagtcTGCGCTAAATCTGAATTCTGTCTCGCGCCTACAAAGACATTGACCTCACAATGGTGTACCATTTACTACCTTTGATAAATTCGctagaagtgttccattcgctacaactgttgatggaaaaccatctagcgcagtagaaatactgcgcattaacagggctctgatgacatcattttgattcgctagaattgttcttttgaatggaaaaccgtTTTAGCACTTCTTGTATCGCTCAAAATTACATCGACTTATGAGTTAATTCGCTTGAAAATCTTATGGAAAAAGGGCTACTGATTCACTGTGAATGGTATGCTGGGAACATTATCCAAAGAGGCTGACTGAGGGTCTGTGGTTTAAGGAGCGAGTTGGTAAAGGCACCCATACCTAAAGCCTTCTCCTTGGTCACCCTCCAGATCAGGGGGCCTTCGAACAGCATCTGCCTGGTTGTCAGGTCAATACtctgagaaagaaagataagagGGACAAATGAGTCAGCATAGAGCAAAATGCATCGACTTACATCTTCACATGGCTATGTATCAGTGAGAAATCTTCTGTGGGTGGATGTGGATGCATGGTTACGCCCCCCTCACCTTGTACTCAGTGTAGAGCTCATTGCTGGGCTTGAGTCCAGAGGTGTCAAGCTTGCGCTGGTAGTCTTTCAATGTCTGGAAACAAAATCACAAGAAGATCAACTCAATGAACTCTTGACACAGACACTGAGCAGGTTACAAAACTACATGTATTTGTATGCAATCCTTGCATGCATTTGTCTGTGAAAGTGTAAGAAGGTGTGAGTGTGCAATCATGTGTGTCTGCTTACCAGACAACTATATgaatacactgtatgtgtgagtaagtCATCCTTGCATgtagctgaatgtgtgtgtgtgtgtgtgtgtgtgtgtgtgtgtgcacactcaccAGCAGGTTCTCCATGCTCTTGACCTCCTCGTTGACGTGGTTGAGGATCTTGCGGCAGCACTCGGCCACCTGCTCGATCTTCTGCCGCTCGTCGTCCTGCACGGTGCTCTTGGCCACGTTCTCCAGCAGCAGCGGGTACTTGGTCAGGCGCTGCATCTCGATGGGGATGATGTCCTTCAGCTGCAGCCGCCTGCACTGGGGCCTGCTCTCCGCCTCCTGagatgcgcacgcacgcacacacacacacacacacacacacacacacacgcacacgcacacgcacaggcacacacgcgcgcacgcacacgcacacgcacacacaccaaatcatgcacatttgtatttgtacaCGATATATTTACATCACTATATAATATAATTACTTACATTTACTATACATATGCATTGCAGCACAAATACATGTATTAATACAATCATACACTCAAGTGGTCCATGCATGTTTCCGCAATGATTCATTATTCATGATACAAACATCTGTATGAATACGCAAGGTCACTAACACATTCTAGTAGGATGATAGCATACTCAAATGGTACTTAGTATATACAAACCAACTGAGATTTTGGCTATGTACTGCAATTATAAGATCTGTGGGCATAGAGAGCTTCTACTACAGACCCCTAATTTTCCTGCCTGCGTGCATGTGGGTGCCTGTaagcattggtgtgtgtgtctgtattacCTGGATGAAGGTGTTGAAGCGAATGTCTTTCTTCTGTCTGGTCTTGATCTGCTCCAGAGCCCAGGTCTGGtggctgcagaaacgcgatgtGAGCTTCTGGAACCACTCGCCCTCCGAGCCACTGAACTGAGAGGGGAACgcacgaagagagagagagagagagagagagagagagagagagagagagagagagagagagagagagagaggcactgaTCATCATATTCTTTCACAATTTCCTGACATTGTATCAATCAAACAACTGATCGATTCATccagaaagaaaacaacagagtAATCGACAATGAAAATAAGCGCTAGTTGTAGCcctagtacatactgtacagtatgtgtgagtacaAAGCCAGCGGATTACTCACTGGCTAGAGGGGTTGGAGAGGGAAGAAAGCGAGACAGAAACACAAGAGGAGGGTGTGAGGAGAAGGAGAATAGAGAAAAGCCTTgaggtgaagaagaggaggaggtagaggaggaggtggaggaggaggaagagagagcactAGTGTTCTACTCACTCTGCTCAAGAGTGTGGGGCCGATGGCTTTGACCACGTAGTTGTCCTCTTGACGAAGTATCTTCAGATTCTCATAGAACGCATCTGCCAACGCAAAGCATTCTGGGTTAGAAAAGGACGGCTCTTGAAGACACCTACGGACAAGCCAAACCTGACACATTTTCCATGCACGACTGGCTGTTATAACATCAAGGTTAGCGTCAATGGCTATTGGAACACGAGTGGCCACTCTTAAGTCTTGCGCTGGTTGTGACTCAGACACTCACAGTGCAACTCGAAGATATCGTCCAGGCTGGGGAAGATGGCCGCCACCTCGTCAAAGGTCATGAAGCCCTCCCGCTCCATGGGCCGCGCAAACACCATCTGCAGGACGCTCAGCTTGCGCACGTGAGCGTGCTCGGTCACAAACAGCTCtgaaggggacagagagagagagagggggggagcgagaagagagaggagagagaaaaagagtgaccGTGAGAAGTGAGCAAGAGGGTGGCGAAGTGACTGGCAGGCTACATCTCGCTTAGTCTGTTGCTCGCTCTCGTTTCTGATCATcattctaatctctctctctctctgatcatcTCTGATTACACGTCTGTATGTTGATCTGttgacttctctctctcgtgtcaGAGTCAGACGACAATCTCTCCACTAATAGCAAAAGCAGGTCTCTCGGTCTCTTTCTGATCATCTCTGATTACACGTCTGTATGTTGATCTgttgacttctctctctctctctctctctcatcagacTACGATCTCTCCACGAATAGCACaagcaggtctctctctctttctgatcaTTCCTGACTACACCGCTGTGACGGCACAAGTAGCTCTGTCCATCTCACATCTCTGGACTTCCGCCGTGAGTATTAGGCTGCATCCGAATGGTTAGTACATACTAACTTTGGTTAGAATGTAGAATGTACTACTCAACCGTCAATTTAGTATGTTATTTATGTATGAGAGCGAGTAGTAGGCATACAATTCAGACGTACTGGGCAGCCATCTTGCCTGTCCTTTGACCCTaggtttccccccccccctccctcaccgtTGATGACCTCctgcctcttcatctccttCTTGCTCAGCTCTTTGAGGGCGTCCTTTTCGGCCTGCTCCCTCCAGTTGGGCGGGTCCTGCTCCAGCTCTGCGATGCGGGGGTCCAGCTCCTCCTgctggacagagggagaggctggGCTAGCGGGAGCCGCCTCGGCCGGGGCAAGGCCTCCGTCGACACTAGGGGGCGCAAAAGAGAGACGAGAGAATGAGGACGATGGCAACCATCTGAACCATAGAAAAGGCACACTTGTCCCATCAATGGACAACAGAGTATGTCACACCCAAAAGCTTTTCCTGGGTATCAGACATCATATTGTGTGGCACCTTAGAAGGTGCGGGCAGGCAGAGTGCTGTCAATACTGACCATGCAGCCAGTCTGCAGTTGGTGAGGGTGAGTCAGGCTGGCAGGTCAGCAAGGCTGTGGGGCTGTTAGTCTGGAGTGTGGAGTGGATAACCCACAAGCCCATGACCAAAGATGACAGTCATTGGCACATAGCTGAGCTGCTGTTCTGGCTCCTGCTCTATGTGaagatgtatgtgtatgtgcatgtgtatgtgtatgtgtatatgtatgtgtatgtgtatgtgtatgtgtatgcgtatgccTATGCGTATGTGTAATCAATATGTCTGGGTGGAAGTGTTTCTGCATTCACATATGAGTGAGTTTGTATCCTACTCATGTTGGTGTATATAACTTCAACCtaagtgtttgtttatgtagtccatctatattaaataaataaagaatacaagcgaaaaaaaaaaaaaatttggctTGTTTATGTCCGCCTGTCTgtctaagtatgtgtgtgtgttgtgtgcgttaGGCTGCCTTACGGGAGCCGGAGCATGggggagggtgagggggggtgggaggtggcAGGCGAGGTGACGGCCGTCTGCAGGTCCACGTCGCTGCGGGAGCGCGACTGCTTTTGGCGGCCGGAGGTCCTGCGGCGTGACGGGCGGCGCTCCACAACCATGCTCTCACTGCGCTTCACGGTCCCGCTCCTGAGGGACACACCAGGACacccggaggaggaggaggaggaggaggaggaggtggaggaaggaagaaaaaagaaggagagggaggaggaaaaggagaagaaaggaggaggagagtaagaggaggaggagaagagggagaggggaagatgagaagagaagaggaggaagagagggagaggaggaggagagggagaggaggaggaaagggagaggagaggaaaggaggagaggaagaggaggagaagagggagaggggaagatgagaagagaagaggaagagagggagaggaggaggaggagagggagaggagaggaaaggaggaaaggaagaggaggaggagaagagggagaggaggaggaaaggaggagaggaaggggaggacaGTAGAACAAGAGGAAAGGGTGTGAAAAGGTGGGAAGTGGAGCAGTTTGAGGGAGGCCACGTGGGACAgaacagaaaaggaaaaaaaacagaataggAAAAGAGAGCAAAAATGAAACGAAAGGTGAGGGGGATAAGGTTTTAGAGTAAAGGTCAAAAAAGAGATTGAAAGGAAGGAaacaggggaggggagagtgaaggGGAGAAAAGACAGGAGTGGAAGTGATAAATAAAAGAATTGGAGACAGACAGCAAAGGAGGAGGTAGAAAACAGTATGAACGACAGAAGAGCAACAATAACCAAAccaggagagtgtgtgggggggaaaaaGTGAAATGAAGAAGAATGCAAAAAGAAGTTTGACAGAAAACCTGTTAAGTCTCAACAATTACCAACAGAGTTTCACACTAGATTTCCATCAGCCTTGGCCTCTACCGTCTCCTCGGCAGTCTAATAAAAGAACTTTGCCGGTGCAATCAACAACAGACTCCTCCCTGCTGCGTCCACATTAACTAAAGAGAAGCAATTAAGGCTCCGCACTCAGCGCCTTGCTGTTACCAAGAGCCTGAGGATCGTGGGCTCATGGGCTGTTAAGGGTGCTTAATGGGGCCGCTTGGCGCTCCAATCTCACACACCGTTCCGGTCATATCACAAGACTGCAGGAGGGGGGGCCGTGGACCTCCATTCCAGAGCCAGCAGTTCCGTTAGCACACCAACGGAGAGCGCATACTTAGCcatgcagtgagtgagtgtgtgagtgtgtgtgtgtgtgtgtagatgtgaagATGTGTCAGTGATGGTGTGAGATATTTGAACATTAAGTGTGAGGTAAACTGATTTGATTTTTTATTGTGGATGAAGTGCTTCCTTGAGGGTCAGTGATGTGATTAGACTCAACGTAGACTGCATTAAGCTAGAGAGAAGCACAAAACTGTTTAAATTATGTACTTAAACGTGTCTGTGCTTATTAGGCAGATATGCCCAATCCATTAGAaggtgagggtgagtgtgtcagtgtgtatgtgtgtgtgtgtgtgtgtgtcaggcgtAGGATGTTTCCACAGAGCTGTACTGAAGACCCACCTGGAGGCTTTGCGTCTGTAAAAACATGGGACAGCATTCAGtttcaccagcacacacacgcgcacagacacgcgcacacacacacacacacagacacacacacacacacacacacacacacacacacacacacacctctgccctgCCTCACACCAGGACAGAATAGCTAACAAACCATCTTAGCACAGCCTGAGGAACAGGACGCCATTACAGAACAAATCAAAGCATGACTGGGCACAGCTAAGCACATAGAAACAGCAGCAACATATGCTGCACGACACATCCCAGCACAGGCCTCCAAGCTTAAGATATGCAGCGCTCACAAATGCCTCAGCATTATCTTATGGTATTTACCATTGCCAAAGTCATAACTTCAGGCTTTTTTCCCCACCAGCATAACCACTCCATTTAAAGCTGGAAGCCGATCTATACAAAGGTCTTTACTATACCAGGCGCTAATAACCCATTCAACTGGTGGATTCATTTAGAAGCATTTTTTGCCTAGAACCTTCCGAAGCAAGACATGACTGGACACACAAGCTCTATTGTACACTATAGCCTTGGGCTAGGCAGCAACAAACACCATGAACAAGACAACAGATAAAAGAGATAAAAGCTTCTGCTAGCTAAAACATCAACACTTGCTTAGGACCCAGGACCGGGCAACAGAAGCCAATGCCGACCAAAGACTAGCACCTCTACTTGCACACACGGAAGGCACACGGaggacacacagagatatgAGACACGGTAGGACTGAGACAATAAGACAAAGCAGAaataaaggagaagagagaagacaaaaaacGAGGGAAGCAGggacaaaaagagagggaaggagaggagcgagagccGCAGTGTGGATGTGGCTGGAGGCCGGGGGGGAGGCAGGTGGGCGGGCCGGCTGGGAGCCGCGGGGGACTCTTGTTGCCTGAGGAACGTTGTTGTCTGGGAGCTTCTGGTTCTGGGGAGGGCCAGTTAGCGCTGCTAGCAGCAACAAGAGCAGGGGCACACAGCAGGACGCAGAGCTAAAGGGAGTTTTACCACGCTCCCTTAGCCCAGACACAGAACTGGGGAGTTTTACCACGCTCCCTCAGTCAGCACAGTCACAAGTCTTTGGTGAACAGAAATGTGTCTGACTGAACTAAACAATAATGCTTTGTCTAATAATAATATTGGCCTGGCTAAAGTGAGTTGAGATTTGCAGGTGAGGCCCTTTTCTCTGCGTTCTGTCTGTCTCGACGTCTCACCTGTCTTTGTCCAGGATTTCTTCCAGAGCAGACTCCCCGGGGATGGTGACAGCTTCCCAGGGACTGGcccctggctggctggcaggaGACACCTCACCCCCCTCAGACACAGACTGGGAGTCTGAACGACTGCTGGTCGGTCCTGAGAGAGAGTGCGGTACACCAGACACCATTATCAACAAAGACACTACAAGTCCACAAACCAAATTCGAGTTAGTTGTGCTAAGAAAAATTGCCACTATCTAAAAGTGACTACAGTACATTAACTCCTGCTCTTAAGCCAAAACATGTAGGGAAAACTCCACCAACTACTATCCAAACCGACAAAAACCCATCAAACTCCATTCCCCACaatgccgctctctctctcccttttcctcacCCATTTCACTGTCAGGGCTGGAGGTGATGCTGATGTTGATGGTGCTGGACGCCTCGCTGACCTCCGACCCCGCCTGGCTGCTGGAGCCTGTGGAGCCCGACTTGCGGCTGGCGAACGGAGCCGAGCTCGCATCTGGAGCCGCCCCGCGGGAGGGGGCAGTCCCGCTGGACCCTTTACGCTCATGTGACCCCTTATCCTtatcacctgagagagagagagagagagagagagagagagaacgagagagagagagaaagagagagagagagaaagatgaaaggGGAGCCAGCTGGAGAACAAAAGAGGACGAGCGGACACACGGCTTCATTCTCCCACCTACGAAAGGACACAGTGCCCTCCAACTTAACTCCCACCAACATTAGTAAGAGGTGAACTACGATCATTCGaagcagagacaaagagacactACAAGAATGAGAGAAGGCTACAGGGAAGAGA comes from Sardina pilchardus chromosome 6, fSarPil1.1, whole genome shotgun sequence and encodes:
- the arhgef1b gene encoding rho guanine nucleotide exchange factor 1b isoform X6, which gives rise to MRLNFKRPTIVADEDKCSAIFASVLYYMKHLGVKTRATDSKKSRGFFRKRLKKEEPKLPKPRSGLPSILREAGSWIGGGSDIKPTKVDNEGDKDKGSHERKGSSGTAPSRGAAPDASSAPFASRKSGSTGSSSQAGSEVSEASSTINISITSSPDSEMGPTSSRSDSQSVSEGGEVSPASQPGASPWEAVTIPGESALEEILDKDRRKASRSGTVKRSESMVVERRPSRRRTSGRQKQSRSRSDVDLQTAVTSPATSHPPSPSPMLRLPVDGGLAPAEAAPASPASPSVQQEELDPRIAELEQDPPNWREQAEKDALKELSKKEMKRQEVINELFVTEHAHVRKLSVLQMVFARPMEREGFMTFDEVAAIFPSLDDIFELHYAFYENLKILRQEDNYVVKAIGPTLLSRFSGSEGEWFQKLTSRFCSHQTWALEQIKTRQKKDIRFNTFIQEAESRPQCRRLQLKDIIPIEMQRLTKYPLLLENVAKSTVQDDERQKIEQVAECCRKILNHVNEEVKSMENLLTLKDYQRKLDTSGLKPSNELYTEYKSIDLTTRQMLFEGPLIWRVTKEKALEVQVVLLGDLLVLLQRQDDKMVLKCQSKSNLVQEGKQMLSPIIKLESAFLREVATDRKAFYVIFTWESGAQIYELVAQSSQERKNWTEMIKSAVDNFKTSGGGPTLERSRFGSLVPGSGAGPCSPTTLHPPTSPAENGDSLKNNDQDKDLLGEEKGGDANASLMDFLLANGFDPLAQSNSHQEMSSDILQQELMSLKRLLVGSISLSEDSQVDGENGGAEPEAQDEVDGCQAPAAEEALSDGQQEEGGAEEGGMKGEEESGISTPMVLSQERMEDVQQRLERMEEELKKLQSVEVAHYKLLELVSKFSLQGGNYQ